From Brevibacterium ihuae, the proteins below share one genomic window:
- a CDS encoding DUF2254 family protein codes for MPPATLPHPRREARHRHRRRRPPRAPAPPRPAGDVVLAVSIPRLLDCEEAWGMRIELVPSLGTPVPSGGILFRTSAPVGRAQCRAFESALAFGDALSPASWHFGDVLWRASRPLGAIRAMVDIAFKALSPVGNDPNRAVQALDEIEDVLAELAPDVAKREALLAAHPDASVLRDWKRSWADYVAAATDEIRQYGTGSVQIQRRLRALFDTLAGQCELQQRAALLDRRLAGC; via the coding sequence ATTCCACCCGCTACGCTTCCACACCCGCGCCGCGAAGCTCGCCACCGGCACCGCCGCCGGCGGCCGCCCCGTGCGCCGGCGCCGCCGCGCCCCGCGGGGGACGTCGTGCTCGCCGTCAGCATCCCGCGCCTGCTCGACTGCGAGGAGGCGTGGGGCATGCGCATCGAGCTCGTGCCCAGCCTGGGCACCCCCGTGCCGAGCGGCGGGATCCTCTTCCGGACCTCGGCGCCGGTGGGCCGGGCCCAGTGCCGCGCGTTCGAATCGGCGCTGGCGTTCGGCGACGCGCTCTCGCCCGCCAGCTGGCACTTCGGCGACGTGCTCTGGCGCGCCAGCCGGCCCCTCGGCGCGATCCGCGCCATGGTCGACATCGCGTTCAAAGCGCTCTCGCCCGTTGGCAACGATCCCAACCGCGCCGTCCAGGCGCTCGACGAGATCGAGGACGTCCTCGCCGAACTCGCCCCGGACGTCGCCAAGCGCGAGGCGCTCCTGGCCGCCCACCCCGACGCGTCGGTGCTGCGCGACTGGAAGCGCAGCTGGGCCGACTACGTCGCCGCGGCCACCGACGAGATCCGCCAGTACGGCACCGGCAGCGTCCAGATCCAGCGGCGGCTGCGGGCGCTCTTCGACACGCTCGCCGGGCAGTGCGAGCTCCAGCAGCGAGCGGCCCTGCTCGACCGCAGACTGGCCGGCTGCTAG
- a CDS encoding uracil-DNA glycosylase family protein codes for MSPTAPLGSESRLPAAWRPWRRPSPLAEHGIGIAYLVGRTTARAAQLTRAELRAGGRRLIRRAAVLRPCAVAVVGITAFRQAFDRPGAVLGVQPVADESGAPWVPGWPDGVALWALPNPSGLNVHETAATLAQKWREVWAATGAPPASLRG; via the coding sequence ATGTCGCCCACCGCTCCCCTCGGCTCCGAATCCCGCCTGCCCGCCGCCTGGCGGCCCTGGCGCCGGCCCTCGCCGCTGGCCGAGCACGGGATCGGGATCGCCTACCTCGTGGGACGGACCACGGCGCGCGCCGCCCAGCTGACCCGCGCGGAGCTGCGCGCGGGCGGGCGGCGCCTGATCCGGCGCGCCGCGGTGCTGCGGCCCTGCGCCGTCGCGGTGGTGGGCATCACCGCATTCCGTCAGGCCTTCGACCGTCCCGGTGCGGTGCTCGGGGTGCAGCCGGTGGCCGATGAGTCCGGGGCGCCGTGGGTGCCGGGGTGGCCGGACGGGGTGGCCCTGTGGGCGCTGCCCAACCCCAGCGGGCTCAACGTCCATGAGACCGCCGCGACGCTGGCGCAGAAGTGGCGGGAGGTGTGGGCGGCCACCGGCGCCCCGCCCGCCTCCCTAAGGGGCTGA
- a CDS encoding alpha/beta fold hydrolase, translating to MTNRMVLRPDGVSIAVTDLGGDGPVVVLLHGLAGSSCELLPTAQALPGYRVLLVDQRGHGASTRLPNDVSRDTFVGDVVAVLEELVPGQRAVLVGQSMGAHTAFLVAVARPDLVKGHVMLEGHVKGSDDPGEAAQLGRYFASWPVPFEDEAAAREFLGGDAIVDAWVADFELTEHGLVPRFDAAVMQRVIEAVHEPRWDEWEALAVPTLAVFAKHGMFSNDDRDALIRRRSHTDRIDLDGGGHDAHLDAFDMWIDVLSRWLARERINGTHASGR from the coding sequence ACTGCTGCACGGTCTCGCGGGGAGCTCGTGCGAGCTGCTGCCCACGGCGCAAGCGTTACCGGGATATCGGGTGCTACTCGTGGACCAGCGGGGGCACGGTGCGAGCACACGGCTTCCCAATGACGTGTCGCGCGATACCTTCGTCGGAGACGTCGTCGCAGTGCTCGAGGAGCTCGTCCCTGGGCAGCGCGCGGTGCTCGTCGGGCAGTCGATGGGAGCCCATACCGCGTTCCTCGTCGCGGTGGCGCGACCAGACCTGGTCAAAGGGCACGTGATGCTGGAAGGGCATGTGAAGGGCAGCGATGATCCGGGCGAGGCCGCACAGCTCGGCAGGTATTTCGCGTCGTGGCCAGTGCCGTTCGAGGACGAGGCCGCGGCGAGAGAGTTCCTCGGCGGGGACGCCATCGTTGACGCCTGGGTGGCAGACTTCGAACTGACGGAGCATGGCCTCGTACCGCGCTTCGACGCCGCCGTCATGCAGCGCGTGATCGAGGCGGTGCACGAGCCTCGCTGGGACGAGTGGGAGGCTCTGGCGGTCCCGACGCTCGCGGTGTTCGCGAAGCATGGGATGTTCAGCAACGACGATCGGGACGCATTGATCCGGCGCAGGTCCCATACAGACAGGATCGATCTCGATGGCGGGGGCCATGACGCGCACCTCGACGCCTTCGATATGTGGATCGACGTGCTCAGTCGCTGGCTGGCCCGCGAGCGAATCAACGGGACGCACGCCAGTGGGCGCTGA
- a CDS encoding 3-hydroxyacyl-CoA dehydrogenase: protein MSDIARVTVLGAGVLGAQIAYQAAYSGFDVAVYDIGDEALSAGRKRLDALVTAYRVEVEGATEASTQAALERLATTTDLAQAAGNADLIIEAVPERLDIKSETYEKLAALAPEHTIFATNSSTLLPSDMKDFTGRPDRFLALHFANQIWKFNTAEVMGTAKTSPAVFDIVVEFARAIGMVPIPVLKERPGYVLNSLLVPFLNAALDLAAGGYAQPEDVDNVWRIATGAPMGPFQIYDVVGLGTAYNILSSGDEHSQRLAAWLKEHYIDRGRMGAGAGGGFYDDPQG from the coding sequence ATGAGCGACATCGCCCGCGTCACCGTGCTGGGCGCCGGAGTGCTCGGCGCCCAGATCGCCTACCAGGCCGCCTACTCCGGCTTCGACGTCGCCGTCTACGACATCGGCGACGAGGCCCTGAGCGCCGGCCGCAAGCGCCTGGACGCGCTCGTCACCGCCTACCGGGTCGAGGTCGAGGGCGCCACCGAGGCCAGCACGCAGGCAGCGCTCGAGCGCCTGGCGACGACGACGGACCTCGCGCAGGCCGCGGGGAATGCCGATCTCATCATCGAGGCCGTCCCGGAGCGCCTCGACATCAAGAGCGAGACCTACGAGAAGCTCGCGGCGCTCGCCCCCGAGCACACGATCTTCGCGACGAACTCCTCGACCCTGCTGCCCAGCGACATGAAGGACTTCACGGGGCGGCCCGACCGCTTCCTCGCCCTGCACTTCGCCAACCAAATCTGGAAGTTCAACACCGCCGAGGTCATGGGCACGGCGAAGACGAGCCCCGCGGTCTTCGACATTGTTGTGGAGTTCGCCCGCGCCATCGGCATGGTGCCCATCCCCGTGCTCAAAGAGCGCCCCGGCTACGTGCTCAACTCGCTGCTCGTGCCCTTCCTCAATGCGGCCCTCGACCTGGCGGCGGGCGGCTACGCACAGCCAGAGGACGTCGACAACGTCTGGCGGATCGCCACGGGCGCGCCCATGGGACCGTTCCAGATCTACGACGTCGTGGGGCTCGGCACCGCCTACAACATCCTGTCGAGCGGCGATGAGCACAGCCAGCGCCTCGCCGCCTGGCTCAAGGAGCACTACATCGACCGCGGCCGCATGGGCGCCGGCGCGGGCGGCGGCTTCTACGACGACCCGCAGGGCTGA